The proteins below are encoded in one region of Myxococcales bacterium:
- a CDS encoding L-2-amino-thiazoline-4-carboxylic acid hydrolase: MAKVQSMVQRLARLCVIWWVLVSEYSAYRRFRRDGSDDTIPARFADRLVALGPTFIKFGQILSTRSELLPAAYIEALSKLQEQAPELPFETVYAILEQEFGTSVDALFADFSRAPVAAASLAQVHKAVLHNGSVVAVKVQRPDLERLLRRDLDALQLGLNWLACLFPKRMKRTNLVAFFDEFQRYTLKELDFANEGKTIERFRANFRGRKDVHFPAVFDSHTTSRVLTLQWVEGMRVHEAFATLPAAQRQTLVARIVDVLLQMFVADGLFHADLHPGNIFFHADGSFTLIDFGMIGELSDTQRDRFILYWFAVVQKQTRRAFYHFKRQTRVLSGANETAFFNRFAALAETFYESRLSEMSFTKVYLEMMQAGYEHGFVFPSELMLHAKALTTAEALVFVLAPEARFEKISRPFIARQYLARTASTELVKRRLSQIVPELLLIGEMPPEQALDHSWDWDATVEIISELGKQLSTTVTQSLSDGGLWKSLLETDARKILGEALPGEAADQALAESWKRYYELEASLPIERTLGAVFTTHLALLTLAMHEALLGHDVSKDQSYQLIYDIGWKFYTRMGEPPLLLAAALTDDPDKRLRLATDLFRTFPFGSPSYGWRDVPSASGVVAFDCTRCPVAEFFSRYGASELCVNTWCKLDFPLAEKWGAHLERTGTIAMGAGHCDFRWHVTQSDGDDKHEEPAL; this comes from the coding sequence ATGGCTAAGGTCCAGAGCATGGTGCAGCGGTTGGCGCGGCTGTGCGTGATTTGGTGGGTGCTCGTGAGCGAGTACAGCGCTTATCGTCGATTCCGGCGTGACGGCAGCGATGACACGATTCCGGCAAGGTTCGCCGATCGTCTTGTCGCGCTGGGCCCAACTTTTATCAAGTTTGGTCAAATCCTAAGCACGCGCTCTGAGTTGCTCCCCGCTGCCTATATAGAAGCGCTTTCGAAGTTGCAAGAACAAGCGCCCGAGCTTCCTTTCGAGACGGTGTACGCGATCCTCGAGCAAGAGTTTGGCACATCTGTTGATGCTTTGTTTGCAGACTTCTCACGAGCGCCCGTTGCCGCTGCATCGCTGGCTCAGGTCCATAAAGCGGTGTTGCACAACGGCAGCGTTGTCGCGGTCAAAGTTCAGAGGCCCGACCTCGAGCGTTTGCTACGGCGCGACCTTGATGCGCTGCAACTAGGCTTGAACTGGTTAGCGTGTTTGTTTCCGAAACGAATGAAGCGAACCAATCTGGTGGCATTTTTCGACGAGTTCCAGCGCTACACCCTCAAAGAGCTCGATTTTGCCAACGAGGGCAAAACGATTGAACGTTTTCGTGCCAATTTTAGAGGTCGCAAGGATGTTCACTTCCCGGCCGTCTTTGATAGCCATACGACCTCTCGCGTGCTCACGTTGCAGTGGGTGGAAGGTATGCGGGTGCATGAAGCTTTCGCTACGCTGCCAGCGGCTCAGCGACAAACACTCGTGGCAAGGATTGTCGATGTACTGCTACAAATGTTTGTTGCCGATGGTCTGTTTCACGCCGACCTTCATCCCGGCAACATATTCTTTCATGCCGACGGCAGTTTTACGTTGATCGATTTTGGCATGATCGGCGAGCTTAGCGACACGCAGCGGGATCGCTTTATTTTGTATTGGTTTGCGGTTGTACAAAAACAGACTCGGCGCGCCTTTTATCATTTCAAACGCCAGACGCGTGTTCTGTCGGGCGCAAACGAGACGGCGTTCTTCAATCGTTTCGCCGCGCTCGCTGAAACCTTCTATGAGTCTCGACTCAGCGAGATGAGTTTCACAAAAGTATATCTGGAGATGATGCAAGCCGGCTACGAACACGGCTTTGTATTTCCAAGTGAACTCATGCTTCATGCCAAAGCCTTAACGACGGCCGAAGCACTGGTCTTTGTACTCGCGCCAGAGGCTCGTTTCGAAAAAATTTCGCGACCCTTCATCGCCCGTCAATACCTTGCCCGCACAGCTTCGACCGAGCTTGTCAAACGCCGGCTGTCGCAAATCGTCCCCGAGCTACTACTGATCGGCGAAATGCCACCCGAGCAAGCGCTCGATCACAGCTGGGACTGGGATGCGACCGTGGAGATAATCAGTGAGCTTGGTAAACAGCTGAGCACTACCGTCACCCAATCATTAAGCGATGGTGGTTTATGGAAATCGCTACTCGAAACCGATGCCCGAAAGATTCTTGGGGAAGCGTTGCCAGGCGAGGCGGCCGACCAAGCTCTAGCCGAAAGCTGGAAGCGTTATTACGAACTGGAAGCATCCCTGCCTATCGAGCGCACGCTCGGTGCCGTGTTCACAACGCATCTTGCCCTGCTGACGCTTGCCATGCATGAGGCTTTGCTTGGGCATGATGTCAGCAAAGACCAAAGTTACCAGCTCATCTACGATATCGGTTGGAAGTTTTATACACGCATGGGAGAGCCTCCGCTTCTGCTCGCCGCCGCGCTTACCGACGATCCCGACAAGCGCTTGCGCTTGGCTACCGATCTATTTCGAACTTTTCCCTTTGGCTCGCCAAGCTACGGGTGGCGCGATGTGCCAAGTGCCAGCGGCGTCGTCGCATTCGATTGCACCCGCTGCCCCGTTGCCGAATTTTTTTCAAGATACGGTGCTTCTGAGCTGTGCGTGAACACCTGGTGCAAGCTTGACTTTCCCTTAGCGGAAAAGTGGGGTGCTCACCTAGAGCGAACAGGTACCATCGCCATGGGAGCCGGGCATTGCGACTTTCGCTGGCACGTTACTCAGAGCGATGGCGACGATAAACACGAGGAGCCCGCACTGTGA
- a CDS encoding cytochrome c, whose protein sequence is MMAWKDILSQDEIRSIIAYLITLYAWDDEE, encoded by the coding sequence ATGATGGCTTGGAAAGATATCCTAAGCCAAGATGAAATTCGAAGCATTATTGCCTACCTCATCACCCTGTATGCTTGGGACGACGAAGAGTAA
- a CDS encoding efflux RND transporter periplasmic adaptor subunit has product MQLHMNKRWIIAIAMATTVIAAAVLAYALWAPSKSSDEHAEHGKESEESDSEAQLYTCGMHPQVVENEPGTCPICGMNLVPMKNSTKKSPTKAGSQGDRKIKYWQAPMDPSYISDKPGKSPMGMDLIPVYEDGAGDGDPEGMIRIDPVVVQNMGVRTAPVVRGSLSRTVRTIGEVVVAEDLLSVVNLKFSGWIEKLFVDQTGVSVRQGQALFSIYSPELVSAQEEYLMAVRTAGADSPLARSAEMRLQLWDLSERDITGIREKGKPQRALTIRAPRAGYVLHKSVVQGDRALAGEDLFRIGKLSAIWIHVQVYEFDAPWVKLGQPATMELSFQRGKLYEGKVSYIYPTLDEKTRTLTVRLEFVNPELSLKPGMFTTVRIKTRQQQGVLVVPTEAIIHSGERQIVFVTPELGKYELREIVTGVAGDDHVTKVISGLHEGDQVVVSGQFLLDSESQLQEAVQKMLKARLQTKQPTSPPASKASMPETMEHAPSGETKSSADKAQAAPAAMPMKAPMKHQPSKASEPTPSTEEKPVHKPAPAAMKADHSGHSAADAEHHGMHHQVTP; this is encoded by the coding sequence ATGCAATTACATATGAACAAACGCTGGATCATCGCAATCGCCATGGCAACAACAGTCATTGCCGCTGCTGTGCTGGCGTACGCTCTCTGGGCGCCAAGCAAATCAAGCGACGAGCACGCTGAGCATGGCAAAGAGTCTGAAGAGTCGGATAGCGAAGCTCAGCTCTACACCTGCGGCATGCACCCTCAAGTGGTCGAAAATGAACCCGGCACTTGTCCGATTTGCGGCATGAACCTCGTGCCGATGAAAAACAGCACGAAAAAAAGTCCAACCAAAGCAGGCTCGCAAGGCGACCGCAAGATCAAGTACTGGCAAGCTCCGATGGACCCAAGTTACATCAGCGACAAGCCTGGCAAGTCGCCCATGGGCATGGATTTGATCCCTGTTTACGAAGATGGGGCAGGCGACGGTGATCCGGAAGGCATGATTCGCATTGATCCGGTTGTTGTTCAAAATATGGGCGTGCGCACTGCCCCCGTGGTGCGGGGAAGCCTGTCGCGCACGGTACGCACCATCGGCGAGGTGGTAGTGGCCGAGGATTTGCTTTCGGTCGTTAACTTGAAATTTTCAGGATGGATTGAGAAACTATTCGTGGATCAGACCGGCGTTTCTGTGCGTCAGGGTCAAGCGCTTTTTAGTATTTACTCACCTGAACTGGTTTCTGCGCAAGAGGAATACTTAATGGCGGTGCGCACCGCAGGTGCCGATAGCCCGCTGGCACGCTCTGCTGAGATGCGACTGCAATTGTGGGATCTGAGCGAGCGAGACATTACGGGTATCCGCGAAAAGGGAAAACCCCAGCGCGCGCTTACGATTCGCGCCCCACGAGCGGGTTACGTGCTGCACAAAAGTGTGGTGCAAGGCGACCGGGCCCTGGCGGGGGAGGATTTGTTTCGCATTGGAAAACTTAGCGCGATTTGGATTCATGTTCAGGTTTACGAATTTGATGCCCCGTGGGTCAAACTTGGTCAGCCCGCGACGATGGAGCTCTCCTTTCAGCGCGGCAAACTCTACGAAGGGAAAGTGAGTTACATCTACCCGACCCTCGATGAAAAAACGCGTACGCTGACGGTGCGGCTGGAGTTTGTCAATCCTGAACTTAGTCTCAAACCAGGCATGTTTACCACCGTGCGGATCAAAACACGCCAGCAACAAGGCGTGCTTGTGGTGCCCACCGAAGCCATTATCCATTCCGGGGAACGTCAGATCGTTTTTGTGACACCTGAGCTCGGCAAATATGAGCTGCGTGAGATTGTTACGGGGGTCGCGGGTGATGACCATGTCACAAAAGTAATCTCCGGTCTGCATGAGGGAGATCAAGTGGTCGTCTCAGGCCAGTTCTTGCTCGATTCAGAAAGCCAACTTCAAGAAGCCGTTCAAAAAATGCTTAAAGCTCGACTGCAAACCAAGCAGCCCACCTCGCCGCCTGCAAGCAAAGCATCGATGCCAGAGACCATGGAGCATGCGCCCTCTGGAGAAACAAAGAGCTCTGCTGACAAAGCCCAAGCTGCACCTGCGGCAATGCCCATGAAAGCGCCGATGAAACATCAGCCTTCCAAGGCTTCAGAACCAACACCGAGCACGGAAGAAAAACCAGTTCACAAGCCCGCTCCAGCCGCGATGAAAGCTGATCATAGTGGCCACTCCGCTGCAGACGCCGAGCATCATGGCATGCACCACCAGGTGACCCCATGA
- a CDS encoding HAMP domain-containing protein, which yields MTDPLDQRRVSAPPFPKTKRVIARRLTLRFVLLSLISVMMCLILISLIVQISDVVRRMRDDEVAIKASLALATAVREQFMHQEHWIIEKNDEHLQHYQHWTEVVNENIRALEPLVPRTERWRLERIAADSSELNRLFQKKVMPAASRGNHGKIILLHEKSDVLSARAARHADTVASHIEKRMAHAHASATWTTRLGMLSGAVCVLLILSLSVLFRRRMRKDVFKPLEVLSAAAQRFGSGDFKTRTGALGEGELAAVASAFDRMAEELEVREQQLIESERMAAIGQLAAGVAHEINNPIQIIRGYLNTINPDASRQTLIDELKILDEEASACQRIAEDLVTYAVEPELHFDVFQMRNFLEESVQRFGETIEGKAQALHVQTEDAKVFMDGGRIRQVLMNLLLNAAQVSTEQQSIEVTGNKAVDQSYEILVSDRGPGINPEDKSKFFEPFFSQRSGGSGLGLAVAQGIVRAHGGKITVQDRNGGGSIFRISLPQRLNEKRQSA from the coding sequence ATGACTGACCCTCTCGATCAGAGGCGCGTTTCAGCGCCTCCTTTCCCAAAGACCAAACGCGTGATCGCGAGACGATTGACGCTGCGTTTCGTGCTTTTGTCCCTTATCTCGGTGATGATGTGCCTGATTTTGATCAGTTTAATTGTGCAGATCTCAGACGTTGTAAGGAGGATGCGCGACGACGAAGTTGCGATCAAGGCGAGTTTGGCCCTGGCGACCGCGGTGCGTGAACAGTTTATGCACCAGGAGCATTGGATTATTGAAAAAAACGACGAACATCTTCAGCACTATCAACACTGGACCGAGGTCGTTAACGAGAACATCCGCGCGTTAGAACCACTCGTGCCAAGGACAGAGCGCTGGCGTCTGGAACGTATCGCGGCGGACAGCAGCGAGCTGAACCGACTTTTTCAAAAGAAGGTGATGCCCGCTGCAAGCCGTGGCAATCACGGCAAAATCATTCTGCTGCACGAAAAGAGCGATGTGCTGTCCGCGCGCGCCGCGCGTCATGCCGACACGGTGGCTTCTCACATCGAAAAACGCATGGCGCACGCGCACGCTTCGGCAACTTGGACAACACGACTTGGGATGCTCAGCGGCGCAGTGTGTGTGCTTTTGATTCTTTCGCTAAGTGTTCTATTCCGTCGCCGAATGCGCAAAGACGTTTTCAAACCCCTGGAAGTTCTGTCCGCGGCGGCGCAGCGCTTTGGCTCAGGTGATTTCAAAACACGAACGGGTGCTTTGGGTGAAGGCGAGCTCGCTGCCGTGGCCTCAGCTTTTGATCGCATGGCGGAAGAACTTGAGGTGAGAGAACAACAACTTATCGAAAGCGAACGCATGGCGGCCATTGGCCAGCTCGCCGCAGGCGTTGCGCATGAAATTAACAATCCGATCCAAATTATTCGCGGCTATCTGAACACCATCAATCCAGATGCTTCACGCCAAACTTTAATCGACGAGCTGAAAATTCTAGACGAAGAGGCTTCGGCCTGCCAACGCATTGCCGAAGATTTGGTGACCTACGCTGTAGAGCCAGAGCTGCACTTTGATGTTTTCCAAATGCGCAATTTTCTTGAGGAATCGGTCCAGCGCTTTGGGGAAACCATCGAAGGCAAAGCACAAGCCCTGCATGTTCAGACCGAGGACGCCAAGGTCTTCATGGACGGTGGACGCATCCGTCAAGTGCTGATGAATCTTTTGCTCAATGCCGCGCAGGTCTCCACCGAACAGCAATCCATCGAGGTCACGGGCAACAAAGCGGTGGATCAAAGCTACGAGATCCTGGTCTCTGACCGCGGACCCGGTATTAACCCAGAGGACAAAAGCAAATTTTTCGAGCCCTTCTTTTCTCAAAGATCAGGCGGATCGGGGCTAGGCCTTGCCGTCGCCCAAGGCATTGTTCGCGCACATGGCGGCAAAATTACGGTTCAAGACCGAAATGGTGGAGGCAGCATTTTTCGGATCAGTTTGCCGCAACGGCTAAATGAGAAAAGGCAGAGTGCATGA
- a CDS encoding TolC family protein yields the protein MKKACVVWLVLWGFPINIVAQEQHGDAERDVAQALAEEGLRKNQGLRAIEKRIAALSENIDRAGAWMDPIASAEYSNIPIDSLRPDRHPMSGVQFKLQQTFFFPGKTSRREAVAKGEVKQAKEALAESQTQLRNLVKRAYYELTLVRQLREITKEHIQLVAQFIDVVRVKYEVGKTAQHELIRLEVLRGELSDQLEDFDRDDQALSAEINSTLHRPNTVPIQTPKTLAALEPQSTLAKLIQHSKHHRPLLRQYREQARTKELAAKQASLEGYPDFTAWLSYRLRSDTGADPGTDFVGAGLSVPIPFWYDQRWGSERRINENLAREARAQEDALFDDIRAKLADTVSRWKRAYEQTQTYEKQLTPQSKQALEATFSAYQVDRADFASLYQAELQLLDFERTLRRARALTHISQAQTEALIGSPLKTKQNKRSR from the coding sequence ATGAAAAAAGCTTGTGTGGTATGGCTCGTTTTATGGGGCTTTCCCATAAACATTGTCGCTCAAGAACAGCATGGGGATGCTGAGCGCGATGTCGCCCAGGCACTTGCAGAAGAAGGCTTGCGCAAGAACCAGGGCCTTCGCGCTATTGAAAAACGCATCGCAGCGCTCTCGGAGAACATCGATAGAGCTGGCGCATGGATGGATCCAATCGCCTCGGCTGAATACAGCAACATTCCGATTGATTCCTTGAGACCTGATAGGCACCCAATGAGCGGCGTTCAGTTCAAGCTTCAGCAAACCTTTTTCTTCCCTGGAAAAACTTCAAGGCGCGAAGCCGTAGCCAAAGGAGAAGTGAAACAAGCCAAAGAGGCCCTAGCCGAAAGCCAAACACAATTGCGCAATTTGGTAAAGCGAGCCTACTACGAGCTAACGCTGGTAAGGCAGCTCCGTGAGATCACAAAAGAGCACATCCAGCTCGTAGCGCAATTCATCGATGTCGTGCGCGTAAAATACGAAGTCGGTAAAACGGCGCAACACGAGTTAATCCGGCTCGAAGTGCTTCGCGGCGAGCTTAGCGATCAGCTGGAGGATTTTGACCGTGATGATCAGGCCCTAAGCGCCGAAATCAACAGCACCTTGCATCGACCGAACACTGTGCCGATTCAAACGCCCAAAACCCTTGCTGCGCTAGAACCACAAAGCACACTTGCTAAACTGATACAACATTCAAAACACCATCGCCCCTTGCTGCGGCAATACCGTGAGCAAGCACGCACCAAAGAGCTTGCTGCCAAACAAGCAAGCCTTGAAGGGTATCCTGATTTTACGGCATGGCTTAGCTATCGGCTTCGTTCTGATACGGGAGCCGACCCAGGCACCGATTTTGTGGGGGCGGGTCTCTCGGTACCGATTCCCTTTTGGTACGATCAGCGCTGGGGCAGCGAACGCAGAATCAACGAGAATCTCGCACGAGAAGCGCGTGCACAAGAAGATGCCCTTTTTGACGACATTCGCGCAAAGCTTGCCGACACCGTTTCACGCTGGAAAAGAGCCTACGAGCAGACACAAACTTACGAAAAACAGCTCACTCCGCAAAGCAAACAAGCGCTCGAAGCCACTTTTTCTGCCTATCAGGTCGACCGCGCGGATTTTGCTTCCCTGTATCAAGCCGAGCTGCAGCTTCTTGATTTCGAGCGCACCCTTCGCCGGGCCCGCGCGCTAACCCATATCAGCCAAGCCCAGACCGAAGCTTTAATTGGAAGCCCTTTGAAAACCAAGCAAAACAAGCGGAGCCGCTAA
- a CDS encoding type IV toxin-antitoxin system AbiEi family antitoxin, producing the protein MFVNADIRAELAKLLPYGLLAARSWLMDKGLSRHGLDNLLKSGQLVSLAPGVYKRPETTLKWQGLVSSLQRMGNDLLVGGISALELQGHSHYLSLSSLRTVHLYGYDPLPSWANKVDLAETFKWHGNARLWTAVNNKELKPDFSIDLSWGDQSAPLKASSSERAICELLVDVPEKVSFEHAEQLMQGLVSLSPRRLDAILHQLKHVKAKRLFFWLAQRQGHAWFKKLDPASFDLGHGKRVVAKGGKLDRKYLITVPENMHE; encoded by the coding sequence ATGTTCGTAAATGCCGATATACGCGCAGAGCTCGCAAAACTGCTGCCTTATGGCCTCCTGGCGGCACGAAGCTGGTTGATGGACAAGGGGCTGAGCCGTCATGGTCTTGATAATCTGCTCAAGAGCGGCCAACTCGTCTCGCTTGCGCCGGGCGTCTACAAGCGCCCGGAGACGACCCTGAAATGGCAGGGATTGGTTTCCTCCCTCCAACGTATGGGAAATGATCTGCTTGTCGGCGGCATCAGCGCTCTGGAACTCCAGGGACACTCGCATTACCTATCGCTGTCCAGCCTTAGGACTGTTCACCTTTATGGCTATGATCCTCTGCCCTCATGGGCAAACAAGGTCGACCTAGCAGAGACCTTCAAATGGCATGGCAATGCCCGCCTATGGACGGCAGTGAACAACAAGGAGCTCAAGCCAGATTTCAGCATCGATCTGTCGTGGGGGGATCAATCAGCCCCGCTCAAGGCCTCTTCTTCTGAACGTGCGATATGTGAGCTTCTTGTTGATGTTCCGGAGAAAGTTTCCTTCGAGCATGCCGAACAGTTGATGCAGGGATTGGTGAGCCTATCGCCTCGCCGTCTGGATGCGATCCTGCATCAGCTGAAGCATGTAAAGGCCAAGCGGCTCTTTTTTTGGCTGGCGCAACGGCAAGGTCATGCATGGTTCAAAAAGCTTGATCCGGCGAGCTTCGATCTCGGCCATGGTAAACGGGTCGTCGCCAAAGGAGGCAAGCTTGACCGAAAATACCTGATCACGGTGCCGGAGAACATGCATGAATAG
- a CDS encoding glycosidase, giving the protein MSGFQMQRLGQIMAPEPGNPLEVEGVLNPAAVRGPEGHLYLFPRLVAQGNYSRIGIARVRFNQAGDPVGVERLGIALEPEADYELRADGSGGCEDPRITFVKRLRRYVMSYTALSPSGPRIALAISEDLFHWKRLGLATFAPYRGVDFVHVDNKDASLFPLAIPNHAGKMQLAILHRPLFSGTRPEETVCQCAPREVDIDHESIWISYCPMALDDVEPHHLGLFNSHHRLATPVSPWEKLKIGGGTPPILTLHGWLIVYHGVSELSEPGGDERSLCYSAGVMVLSKEHPRVLLYRSEEAVLTPLLPQERQGVVSNVVFPTGIDQRLDLGLPDRIDVYYGMADNRIGAARLDVPERLPSGAPA; this is encoded by the coding sequence ATGAGCGGCTTTCAGATGCAGCGCCTTGGACAGATCATGGCGCCCGAACCAGGTAATCCGCTTGAGGTCGAAGGCGTCCTGAATCCGGCGGCCGTTCGTGGCCCAGAGGGTCACCTGTATCTCTTCCCCCGGCTTGTCGCGCAAGGCAACTATTCGCGCATCGGCATTGCCCGCGTGCGCTTCAATCAAGCAGGTGATCCGGTGGGCGTCGAGCGGCTCGGCATTGCCCTTGAGCCGGAGGCTGACTACGAGCTGCGAGCGGATGGTTCTGGTGGTTGCGAGGATCCGCGCATCACCTTTGTGAAGCGGCTGCGGCGTTATGTCATGAGCTACACGGCCTTGTCGCCCAGCGGTCCACGGATCGCTCTCGCCATATCGGAAGATTTGTTTCACTGGAAGCGTCTGGGTCTAGCGACCTTTGCTCCGTATCGCGGCGTCGATTTCGTTCACGTGGACAACAAGGACGCGAGCCTCTTCCCGCTCGCGATTCCTAATCACGCCGGCAAGATGCAGCTAGCGATCCTTCATCGGCCCCTCTTCTCCGGCACGCGTCCCGAGGAAACCGTCTGCCAGTGCGCGCCCCGTGAGGTGGACATCGATCATGAGAGCATCTGGATTTCCTACTGCCCGATGGCCTTGGATGACGTCGAACCGCATCATCTTGGCCTGTTCAACTCACATCACCGGCTCGCAACGCCCGTATCGCCTTGGGAGAAGCTGAAAATCGGCGGCGGCACTCCGCCCATCCTCACCCTCCATGGCTGGCTGATCGTTTACCACGGCGTGAGCGAGCTGTCCGAGCCAGGAGGTGACGAGCGCTCTTTGTGCTACTCGGCTGGGGTGATGGTGCTCTCGAAGGAGCATCCGCGCGTGCTCCTTTATCGATCGGAGGAGGCAGTGTTGACTCCCCTGCTGCCGCAAGAGCGGCAGGGCGTGGTTTCTAACGTCGTCTTCCCCACCGGCATCGACCAGCGCCTCGATCTGGGCTTGCCGGACCGCATCGACGTTTACTACGGGATGGCCGACAACCGGATCGGCGCGGCGCGCCTCGATGTGCCCGAACGCCTGCCGTCAGGGGCACCCGCTTGA